CGAGAACTTCCAGTGCTTCTCGGGGTCGTCCAGTCGCTCTTGGAGCCGCTCCGCCTGCTCGCCCTTGGACAGGTGCAGGAAGATCTTGATGATGTGGGTGCCCTCGTCGGCCAGCAGCCGCTCGAAGTCGGCGATGTGGCCGTAGCGTCTGGACCAGCGCGCTTGCGGGACAAGGTCGTGGACACGGACCACCAGCACGTCCTCGTAGTGCGACCGGTTGAAGATGGTGATCTGGCCGTCGGCTGGGACGTGGGCGTGAACCCGCCAGAGGTAGTCGCGGGCCAGTTCGGCCTCCGTCGGCCGCTTGAAGGATGCGACCTTGACGCCCTGCGGGTTGGTGCCGTCGAAGACGTGCCGGATGGTCGAGTCCTTGCCAGCGGTGTCGGTCGCCTGGAGCACGACGAGAAGCCGCCGCTCGCCCTCGGCGTACATCTTCTCCTGCAGTGCCTCGAGCCGCTCGTTCAGACGCCCGACCGCAACCTTCCCCAAGGCCTTGCCGTGGGGCCAGGCTGGTGTGCCACGGGTGTCCAGCTGCTCCAGATCGAGGGCGGCGGGGGCGCGGTGTGCCTGGGCAGCCTCGACGAGGTCGTGCAGCGCCTCCTCGGGGAGATCAGCCGGCGGTTCGGTGGTGGGCGTGCTCATGACGGTTGATCATGGCACGTCGTCGACCCCAGAACGGGCGCTACGGCTCGACGGGAGGGACGGCTCCCGGCAGGGGCGGGGCGGCCGGGTCGACCTGTGGGATGGCCGCCGGGTGCAGGACCTCGCCCGGCTCGGGCGTGCGGAGGCCCAGGCGCACCGAGCAGACCGGCCAGGCAACCCAGCCCTGCAGATCCAGCAGCCGCTCGGCTCGACGGATCTGTTCCAGCGCAGGTGCTTCGTGCGGCAGTCCGGTGCCGCCGACCAGTTCCCAGCTCTCGACCGTGAACTGCAGGCCGCCGTAGAAGCCGTTGCCGCTGTTCATGCCCCAGTTCCCGGAGGCCTCGCACATCGACAGCGCCTGCCAGGTCGCCAAGGTCGGGTCAGTCGGATTGAGTGGCGGCGGTTCGGGCGTGGCCACGATGCCGGTCGGTTCCGGCTGGGCCAGGTCTGCTGGGGTACCGGCGGCGGCCCCCGCGGCCAACCCGGCCCGCAGCGTGGTCTCGGCAGGTGCCGGCTGGTCGACGATCGCCGTCGTGGCCAACCCGTCGCCGGACGTCACGTCAGACCCTGCTGAGTCCAGCATGACGACTCCCGCGGTCACGGTCAGGAGCGCGCCGATCGTCGCGACGACATGTCGTCCACCGACGCGTCCGGCCAAGGCAGCCAGCGTGGCCAGCACCGCCTCGCCGGCTCGCTTCGTCCGCCCCCGGCCACGCCGACGGGGTGTCTGACGAGCGACGGTCTGAGCGGGTCGGGCTGCAGGAGTGGGGGAGAGGAGCCGCTTGTCCGGGGTGCGGTCCGGGAGGGAGACCAGTGGGCCCGCGGGTCGAGGACCCACCGGGGTCAGGTCCTGGGGGGCTCGCACGGGCTCGCGGTCCGGGATGTCGAGGTCGGGGAACAGCTCCTCCTGAGCCGGTGGTCGAGCCGTTGCCACATCACCCGCGACGGCAGGCTCCGCTGGGCCATCGCCGTTTCTGACCGGTGCGGCATCGGCGTCCGGGGGTCGGGTGACGGGCGGCTTCCAGCGCGGGGAGGGATCGTCGGGCGACGGCTGTGGCTGCTGCTGCTCGCGACGCCACGCCGGCATCAGGACGTCGTCGGAGGTGTGACCACCGGCCGGGTTACGACCGGCCTTGTCCGTTCGGGGATGCGCGGTCGTGGTGATGTTGACGGCGGCACGACGTGGTCTCGGCTTGTGCCGATCCCGACGACCGGGACCACCAGCCGGTTTGTCGCTGACTGTCCGATGCGAGGCCGCTTCGGCGCGCCAACGATCGCGCAGGGCCAGCTTGCCGGCGCGCAGTGAGCGCCGGGTCTCCTTGCACTCCCCACAGGTCATCGAGTGATCGACCGCGTCGGCCGAGAACGTCATCAGACCATCCAGCTGGTCCGGGCACGGCGAGCACTCACTGAGCGCGGCGCGAAGGCGTGCACGCGCGACGCCCAGGCGGACCTGGCTGGCCGCCATGTCCAGCTCCTTGGAGATCCGCAGGGCGTCCCAGCCGGCGCCGTCGTGGAGCAGCCCGATCGCCTCGGTCCGGTCCATCTGCCGGAAGACGTCCCGCACGGTCATGTCATCGCCAGATCGACGCACGCGCCCATGACGGGCAAGTGCGTGGGCAACGTCGAGCGTCGTGGACAACTGAGGGAGGCGGATGTGGAGTCAGGGCGTGAGGTTCAACTATGCCTGTCGTGTGTGACATCCCGCTCGCCCATTGGTGCAGGTCAGCGGGCGCTGCCTGTCACGTGCGGTGCACACGCGTCGCGCTTGCCTGCGCCTCCGGGAAGATGAGGATCTCTGCCACTTGGACATGTCGGGGGCGGTCTGCGATCCACACGACTGCTTCGGCGACGTCGTCACCGGTGAGTGGATCCATGCCATCGTAGACGGCCTCGGCGCGCTCGCGATCACCGTGGAAGCGGACGACGGAGAACTCGGTCTCGACCATTCCCGGGTCCACTGTGGACACCTTGACCCCGGTCCCCAGCAGATCGAGGCGGAAGCCCTTGGTGAGCGCGTCCACCGCGTGCTTGGACGCGCAGTAGACGGCCCCACCCGGGTAGACCTCCCGACCGGCGACCGAGCCGATGTTGATGATGTGGCCGCGGCCCCGTTCCACCATGCCGGGCGTGACGGCCCGCGTGACGTTCAACAGCCCCACCACGTTCGTCTGGATCATCGCGTCCCAGTCGGTCACGTCGCCCGCCTGCATCGGCCCCAGACCGCTGGCCAGGCCGGCGTTGTTGACCAGCACGTCCACGTCGCCCACCTCGGCCAGCGCAGCGTTGGTCATGGCCCGGTCCTGGACGTCGAACACCAGGGTTGTGACGGAACCGGGAAGCTCCGCCGCGATCTCGTCCAGTCGGTCTTGTCGACGGCCGGTGATGGTCACGTCGGCGCCCGCGCGGGAGAAGTGCCGGGCGCACGCGGCACCGATGCCGCTGCTCGCGCCGGTGATCAGGACGTGGCGGTCGATGAGCATGGTGTCCTCCAGTGGGGCCTCTCAGGCCAGGCGATCGTGGGGTGATGTGACGGCGGATCGGTGCGGGTCATGGAACTCGGATGAGTCGACGACCACGCACGACGTAGGCCTGCCCACTGCTGTTGGTGTCGAGGGGCGGCCAGTTCCAGAACTGACCGTCGAGCCCCGATAGGACGGTCTCGCTGGTCCGGTTGTTGGGGTTGAGTCGGAGCAGCGCGTCACCGGTCGCCAGCAGGAGGCGGTCCCCGTCACGGCGTAGCTGCCCACCCTGCGCCGAGACACGCACCGGTTCGGCGACGGCCAAGGTGTTCAGGTCGATCGTGGTGAACCAGCCGCGAGAGGTCGTCAGGGCCAGCCGGCCGGCCACGACCTGCAGGCCCAGCACGAACCCGCCGTCCGGGATCACGTTCGGTATGGTCCACTCCCGCTCGCCGCTCACGGCGTCGAAGGCAGCGACGGACGGGGCTCCACCGGATCCACCGACGAAGATCGTCGAACCTCGGGTGGCCAGGCCGCTCAGCGTCTGGCGCCCCAGGGGGTTGACCAGGGTGTCCACGCGCCCTGTCGTCGGATCGATCGTGTTGAGGACCGAGCGATCGACGTCGTCGGTCGTGGTGCAGACCAA
The sequence above is a segment of the Euzebya tangerina genome. Coding sequences within it:
- a CDS encoding PPK2 family polyphosphate kinase, which encodes MSTPTTEPPADLPEEALHDLVEAAQAHRAPAALDLEQLDTRGTPAWPHGKALGKVAVGRLNERLEALQEKMYAEGERRLLVVLQATDTAGKDSTIRHVFDGTNPQGVKVASFKRPTEAELARDYLWRVHAHVPADGQITIFNRSHYEDVLVVRVHDLVPQARWSRRYGHIADFERLLADEGTHIIKIFLHLSKGEQAERLQERLDDPEKHWKFSIGDLAERKRWVDYQAAFTEMIRRTDADHAPWFVVPADRKWYRNLVISGILIHEMESWEMEWPEAEEGLEDVVIE
- a CDS encoding transglycosylase family protein, translating into MTVRDVFRQMDRTEAIGLLHDGAGWDALRISKELDMAASQVRLGVARARLRAALSECSPCPDQLDGLMTFSADAVDHSMTCGECKETRRSLRAGKLALRDRWRAEAASHRTVSDKPAGGPGRRDRHKPRPRRAAVNITTTAHPRTDKAGRNPAGGHTSDDVLMPAWRREQQQPQPSPDDPSPRWKPPVTRPPDADAAPVRNGDGPAEPAVAGDVATARPPAQEELFPDLDIPDREPVRAPQDLTPVGPRPAGPLVSLPDRTPDKRLLSPTPAARPAQTVARQTPRRRGRGRTKRAGEAVLATLAALAGRVGGRHVVATIGALLTVTAGVVMLDSAGSDVTSGDGLATTAIVDQPAPAETTLRAGLAAGAAAGTPADLAQPEPTGIVATPEPPPLNPTDPTLATWQALSMCEASGNWGMNSGNGFYGGLQFTVESWELVGGTGLPHEAPALEQIRRAERLLDLQGWVAWPVCSVRLGLRTPEPGEVLHPAAIPQVDPAAPPLPGAVPPVEP
- a CDS encoding SDR family NAD(P)-dependent oxidoreductase, with amino-acid sequence MLIDRHVLITGASSGIGAACARHFSRAGADVTITGRRQDRLDEIAAELPGSVTTLVFDVQDRAMTNAALAEVGDVDVLVNNAGLASGLGPMQAGDVTDWDAMIQTNVVGLLNVTRAVTPGMVERGRGHIINIGSVAGREVYPGGAVYCASKHAVDALTKGFRLDLLGTGVKVSTVDPGMVETEFSVVRFHGDRERAEAVYDGMDPLTGDDVAEAVVWIADRPRHVQVAEILIFPEAQASATRVHRT